In Qingrenia yutianensis, the DNA window CATTTGCAAATACAGACTTGACCTTTTCAATATCCCTCTCGGTTATATATCCTTTGGCATCGCCTGTTGCATAAACCACCATATGAATGTGCGGATGCCCTGCCTCATTATGAAATGCGCCGTACCACTTAAACTCATCAAAAGGAATGTCAAATATCTCGGCAAGCTCCATCTGTTTTGCTCGGATAAGGCTCCGCCACATATCGGCATTATCATATCCGAGCCTTTCGGCATCTTCTCTTTTTAATGAGATTATCGGAGTCCAAACGACGCCGTTTATATTCTCAATTTCTTTTTTTACTTCCGAAAGATTTACATTTTCCTCGCTCCCGAACAGTCCGTGTGAGGACAGTTTTTCAACATGCGGTCTGGTCGCAATATAGTTTATGTATGTTTCTTTGTTTACAAATGCGTCGGGATTATTTTCCGCTATCGTTGTAATCAAAGCCGACGCATTTTGTTTCGTGGGATTCTCAATATAGTCCTCATACTCAAAAGATTTTTTCACATCGGGACATTCCGAAAGCATTTTATCAATAAATTTAAGCTGTTTT includes these proteins:
- the mobP3 gene encoding MobP3 family relaxase produces the protein HLKASKKVGGLIDYVAKRKGVDKTVNEQILVGKPTEKQLKFIDKMLSECPDVKKSFEYEDYIENPTKQNASALITTIAENNPDAFVNKETYINYIATRPHVEKLSSHGLFGSEENVNLSEVKKEIENINGVVWTPIISLKREDAERLGYDNADMWRSLIRAKQMELAEIFDIPFDEFKWYGAFHNEAGHPHIHMVVYATGDAKGYITERDIEKVKSVFAN